One Salvia splendens isolate huo1 chromosome 12, SspV2, whole genome shotgun sequence genomic window carries:
- the LOC121758332 gene encoding protein CRABS CLAW-like: MDLAQPVSENVCYIRCTFCNTVLAVGIPCKRLLDTLTVKCGHCSNLSFLSTKPQSQQAFKKAPSLSSSSSTSSEPSSPKAQFVVKPPEKKHRLPSAYNRFMKEEIQRIKTANPEIPHREAFSAAAKNWARYIPNHPRQTSTASTSINKA; encoded by the exons ATGGACTTGGCTCAACCTGTCTCTGAGAATGTTTGCTACATCCGCTGCACCTTCTGCAACACCGTTCTCGCG GTTGGGATTCCATGCAAGAGGTTGTTGGACACTTTGACAGTGAAATGTGGGCATTGCAGCAATCTTTCATTTCTTAGCACTAAACCTCAATCTCAGCag GCTTTCAAGAAGGCGCCGTCTCTATCATCGTCTTCATCCACTTCCAGCGAACCATCCTCTCCAAAAGCTCAATTTGTGGTCAAAC CTCCTGAAAAGAAGCATAGGCTTCCATCTGCCTACAACCGCTTCATGAA AGAAGAGATACAGCGCATCAAAACGGCGAATCCAGAGATACCACATAGAGAGGCTTTCAGTGCAGCTGCAAAAAAT TGGGCTAGATACATTCCAAACCACCCCCGTCAGACTTCTACTGCTTCAACCAGCATTAACAAG GCTTGA